Proteins from a genomic interval of Desulfovibrio desulfuricans:
- a CDS encoding VCBS domain-containing protein, with protein MADIKLVRPSAGQTAVIPSAPDARMVLDFSADQVSIERPQGSDSLFFRFDDGAAIELQNFYTQYNKDDIPSFEVDGQLIAGADFFNAFGPDLAPAAGPSASPTRSGRYSDFANAGLEDGVNHLDGLDYRLGFGGDTQPNINPYASPFLTNAAPTLSTGGAAIAIGLTESAWDGKTASAAPVVSQSGSFSVADPDGDSLTTTVSMGGKVVAVSTAGPTTVESDYGTLVITPSGGGSNITFTYTYTLKQDPDSPTDSLAQGEKQADNIVFSINDGQGHTVTQPINVVITGSNDAPDITGVGSTLTLKEGGVYADQPVGDKLHADELNGAPGVQATLSGTITAHDPDHGAQLYFGLKDVNGNLLDMTSVNADGTLKGTFVIGSVNNPDHTASDVVVTGIAEQGGQIVISTNYGDLVLGKTSDTTATYTFTLKNADGEGATNKLAEGQQVSLKFEPYVRDEHGAEDGNSSTLRDGTAAGNAIVINILGTNDAPTITQNAWNGQSGSTALSATLTEASDSTAQSSVTGTIIGHDVDNGDSLHYGLIQPGSDTMHGKVYVLLASDGHTLTTTTDASTAATAKNYVGEFTLTEDADPTKGASYKFTLYNDSPAVQGMQDGDSQDVSIGLVARDSFGAYVQESVSVTVKGANDTPVITTAPTLAALSVVELGVKNVHGDPNEAFAGTPKDADSGHSFTVADVDNNDTQAVSIAVKELPGAAFKDNHDGTYTVTTPEGTFTLTAGAAVANDSGSSKTYTYSYELNNSASETQALHEGETRNYTFTVTVTDSKGAHVDQAVSLTITGTNDQPQLTITPGDTGTLKEDAATTTSAGTWAVVDPDNDGSSQTLSIAGMGQTASGAMNVSSHTGNPVSVATDYGTLTLKSDGTYTYELDNSKPAVQKLGEGQSHTESFTVTTTDIHGANHSQAITVVINGTNDNPVIGSSVIAVDVIEKGVQGSHDPAHSNDLFNGTVAAQGYVTATDVDDNDNSGGKPALTFSVAAGTGTTVDTHGANSATTVTTSYGTLVIDPKTGAYTYTLDNTKADALNENQKVTETFVVKVADGHGGSVTQPITVTITGTNDRPDLSLAAPSASSFKEDSGSYQASGTFTVADADADGAFKGSTNGAANHSYAIAGGTSGGETTTGTGSVDPGTGVVTYTTKFGVLTVNPDGTYKYDLNNGSNAVQNLGEGQTHTETFQVKVTDLHGSTDTETVSFTITGANDQTLIDKTSGTLTVKEAGVVSLADPAHTGSGSSIPGYNNVAANGSKLNDGSKAVSGGSFTVTDMDTNDVLKATLSGGKIATPVIMMGDNKWSVNDDYGKLTVEELRSVNSDGSESITYSYSYAVNQTKTASLAEGETKTLNYTISVTDGHGNPVAHNIAINVQGTNDAPTVTGKTLTLKDDGRLDGGNAQMPSGTGDPAAHGNSYKDSVEGALTGKDSDTGATLTYGLITATSGANAYKHLGTDSGELSTGSVAGTFVKDGVTQTTAIGADMVASTGAYPGTGGGNATVINVYAAGQPHSAESLYGTLYLNEATGKYTFTLATGSNAVNALGSGEKLTLNFKAVAVDEHSASSTAITIPIVIYGTNDKPVLTLTDSSLEVTDGGPVSDTALAGSVKVTDADVNDSHTFGIVDYSVTETGNTPAMTSSVAGNYGTLSINQQTGEYTYTLAKNNAAVISLDKGETLPETFQIAVVDKYGAYSLQTITVTINGKDDPTIINTGWVTPSNAVVESGVNPVTSAAAAANAAKMQDGSAGVRTATGYIGAHDADTTDNNALASAAESAKLHYVIQVDGKNCDLNALMAGTGLQTGTASIDADGKLTLTGGSASTLDVGQAAKDASGNIVIKLENGSLTISKDTSHTDANGTSVFKYVYTVDNTDADVQEKNFHEHTEDNFSVVVHDTATNTDVAKAPVSIRIEGANDRPIITQAPAVTLTESDAHSTTGQVELLDYEQTGGTAQTVSSGFTFSLVKSTTDYSGDTPVQQGTYGRLIIDQATGEYRYERTEDLTSLAKGSSVTDTFYVRVKDADGAYSEIKPIVITITGEDAAGKLAGNALTVKEDGVTGSIQGVLHYTEADKLGANKAQPVDASGGTLAAGVIRGHLGVNDPDTNLDADGHALKNLTAGAEKDSYSTYTYKTLSYTDGTGTHDVGGSGNATAGYDYKVGDYGTLHVNEDGSYTFTPNTSSTAFNGLAQGENVSVNLGITAHSDSASHGQSIDGSLSITINGTNDVPVVKAAAPSFTVQDYTDAFTGGNEDASFTTLANPATAITYLTDHPDLIRAYVTQGIDNIMDEVKSHSGPFGKIIDFFHGWDDVQNWLTKVANGAAKTLDDFGRLDNLLTSLNLGKDVSSFLSTVVGAERVIVVDSDEIAGWSNGSLFSSPSGDPVVRGTLNTADLVTDKDHGSSLTFFAVEKGGSGNLVQEIKGEYGTLIISPNGTYQYVLDRAGSNYQNYVKNHASGDTTTETFTIYARDDHNAVAEKPIELIINVGKMGDGVGGDGTKFGNLPIKDVADSVQEDGLIGEQHTGKTVTAGSVTPSNNGKYDADMFLIDGAGHETSVISDKYGTITLLPNGRYSYTLNNDHPDVQALTKTDTIIQKFTVTNGSDYRTITITINGSNDKPYVVSQSDTVALEQHADGTWAQTDPSGSFTLADVDRGETDKLEPTSYTVAGKLGGIFTVTKGSNGNFSYTYAAPAGGTNYSGHMEDSAMLTLSNGNTAGDKVEVKLSADLNYANDKPSAPVLVAGSDVAVTEDSPADMVAKGSITATDPDVTAAGAPKDALSFAIVGSDGKSTGMVTDKDYGTLIMGKDGKYEFHLNTSSEAVQQLGDGKSHEVTFTVRASDGHGGYTDAPLTITVNGVNDAPVITLHADGSSVAGSGAALFVADGQANLTVGGTAVTYDVDAGDSLTLKLNGQAIASGSTSVTEDVYAYKDASGWHVGTSASSGAVLMGLLELNKDGTYNFQGDKGGIAHLAQGETLTIDARIGVSDAAGATDTAKVAVTITGTNDAPKMEAFNADATTLTDNGASVQTLSGTIAATDVDGDTLTYYIMSGGKYVTELHDGHGTLKLDGKNYTYTLDAAYAKSLEAQGKDVATAGGSFTVVTVDKYGVETSQTLAITLKGVNNDPTFTAPSLSIVEGASPLTGNLGATDVDTTDALTYSLAYGSNSATASGGTNAVVDGHYGQLTLDASGNYKYTLTNHELAQGAKATETFTVTVNDGQGGTVSHDVVVNITGTNDAPVAHLDASSHALSATDVDLGDHLAFSVNGHELNAVPQGTTEVHGAFGTLTFTADETHKDMFSYGDYKLDSSYDSISKLAALHEAGSDLKDTFGYTVSDGHATNGQASGTISVDINTDNWDGQGGHLLFAQENSSTHVYEAAGGAGSDILIGGSHDDILYGGAGDDILYGGAGHNELYGGEGNDTLYAGNAGDHLYGDAGNDHLYGGTGNDFLDGGANTFATDGGGNHLYGGAGNDVLVFHQGDTIDGGSGTDMLLVKGGSVDALFTGAEHAKGVDGITGVEVMVSTSGDALNNLTDMAEIASKTGVSISTGSDGSTAVSFDASHSWTTTTQTASNGTVWDVHSTTITTDSGSEAVQVAVQHLTTNQGG; from the coding sequence ATGGCAGACATCAAGCTTGTTCGCCCCTCCGCCGGTCAGACTGCCGTTATTCCCAGCGCGCCCGATGCCCGCATGGTTCTTGATTTTTCTGCTGACCAGGTCAGCATTGAACGCCCGCAAGGTTCCGACAGCCTCTTTTTCCGTTTCGACGATGGCGCAGCCATTGAATTGCAGAATTTTTACACCCAGTACAACAAGGACGACATTCCCTCATTTGAGGTTGACGGTCAGCTCATTGCGGGTGCGGATTTTTTCAACGCCTTCGGGCCAGACCTTGCCCCTGCCGCCGGCCCTTCGGCTTCGCCCACCCGCAGCGGCAGATACAGCGATTTTGCCAACGCGGGGCTTGAAGACGGCGTAAACCACCTTGACGGGCTTGATTACCGTCTTGGTTTTGGCGGCGACACCCAGCCGAACATCAATCCCTACGCTTCGCCCTTTCTCACCAATGCCGCACCCACGTTGTCCACTGGCGGCGCAGCCATTGCCATTGGCCTTACGGAATCTGCATGGGACGGCAAAACCGCCAGCGCCGCGCCTGTGGTCAGCCAGAGCGGTTCATTTTCTGTGGCCGACCCGGATGGCGACAGTCTGACCACCACCGTGAGCATGGGCGGCAAGGTTGTAGCGGTCAGCACCGCTGGCCCCACGACTGTTGAGAGCGACTATGGTACGCTTGTTATCACGCCCTCAGGCGGCGGCAGCAACATTACCTTTACGTACACCTACACCCTCAAGCAGGATCCCGACAGCCCCACGGACAGCCTTGCCCAAGGCGAGAAGCAGGCCGACAACATTGTTTTCTCCATCAATGACGGGCAGGGCCATACCGTGACCCAGCCCATCAATGTTGTCATCACTGGCAGCAACGACGCGCCGGATATTACGGGGGTTGGCTCTACGCTGACGCTCAAGGAAGGCGGCGTCTACGCCGACCAGCCTGTGGGGGACAAACTGCATGCGGATGAGCTGAACGGCGCACCCGGTGTGCAGGCTACCCTGAGCGGCACCATTACGGCTCATGATCCCGACCACGGCGCGCAGTTGTATTTTGGCCTCAAGGACGTGAACGGCAATCTGCTGGACATGACCAGCGTCAACGCTGACGGCACCCTCAAGGGCACGTTTGTGATCGGTTCTGTTAACAATCCCGACCATACTGCTTCCGATGTGGTGGTGACGGGCATAGCCGAGCAGGGCGGGCAGATTGTCATCAGCACCAATTATGGCGATCTGGTGCTGGGAAAAACCAGCGACACCACGGCCACGTATACGTTTACGCTGAAAAACGCCGATGGCGAGGGGGCCACCAACAAACTGGCCGAGGGCCAGCAGGTCAGCCTGAAGTTTGAGCCCTATGTGCGTGACGAGCACGGCGCTGAAGACGGCAACAGCTCAACCCTGCGTGACGGCACCGCGGCGGGCAACGCCATTGTTATCAACATTCTGGGCACCAACGATGCGCCCACCATTACGCAAAACGCCTGGAACGGCCAAAGCGGCAGCACCGCCCTGAGCGCCACCCTGACTGAAGCCAGCGACAGCACCGCCCAAAGTTCTGTGACCGGCACGATCATTGGGCATGATGTGGATAATGGCGACTCGCTGCACTACGGTCTGATCCAGCCCGGCAGCGACACCATGCACGGCAAGGTGTATGTGCTGCTTGCCAGTGACGGGCACACCTTAACGACCACCACGGATGCATCCACCGCCGCTACGGCCAAAAACTATGTGGGCGAATTCACTCTGACAGAAGATGCAGACCCCACCAAGGGCGCATCCTACAAGTTCACTCTGTACAATGATTCGCCCGCCGTGCAAGGCATGCAAGATGGCGATTCGCAGGATGTTTCCATAGGTCTGGTGGCGCGCGACAGCTTTGGCGCCTATGTGCAGGAAAGCGTCAGCGTTACCGTCAAGGGTGCCAATGACACGCCTGTTATCACTACCGCACCGACTCTCGCCGCATTGTCGGTGGTGGAACTCGGCGTCAAGAATGTGCACGGCGATCCCAACGAGGCTTTTGCAGGCACACCCAAGGATGCGGATTCTGGACACAGCTTTACTGTGGCCGATGTGGACAATAACGACACCCAGGCCGTCAGTATTGCGGTGAAGGAATTGCCGGGCGCGGCTTTTAAGGACAACCATGACGGCACCTATACCGTCACCACTCCTGAAGGCACGTTTACGCTCACGGCTGGCGCTGCCGTTGCCAATGATTCCGGCAGCAGCAAAACCTACACGTATTCCTACGAGCTGAATAACAGCGCCAGCGAAACGCAGGCCCTCCATGAGGGCGAAACGCGCAATTATACCTTTACGGTTACTGTCACGGACAGCAAGGGCGCGCATGTTGATCAGGCCGTCAGCCTGACCATCACGGGCACCAACGACCAGCCCCAGTTGACCATAACCCCCGGCGACACCGGCACGTTAAAGGAAGACGCTGCCACAACCACATCCGCAGGCACCTGGGCCGTGGTCGATCCTGATAACGATGGCAGCAGCCAGACTCTCTCCATTGCAGGCATGGGGCAGACTGCCAGCGGCGCAATGAATGTAAGCAGCCATACGGGCAACCCCGTTTCCGTCGCAACGGACTACGGAACTTTGACCCTGAAGTCTGACGGCACCTATACCTACGAGCTGGATAACAGTAAGCCCGCCGTGCAGAAACTTGGCGAGGGGCAGTCGCACACGGAAAGCTTCACCGTTACCACCACAGATATCCATGGAGCCAACCACTCCCAGGCAATAACAGTGGTTATTAACGGCACCAATGACAATCCCGTCATTGGCAGCTCCGTTATCGCTGTTGACGTGATTGAAAAGGGCGTGCAGGGCAGCCATGACCCCGCCCACTCCAATGATCTTTTCAACGGCACGGTTGCGGCTCAAGGCTACGTTACCGCCACGGATGTGGACGATAACGACAATTCTGGCGGCAAACCCGCGCTGACCTTCAGCGTGGCCGCCGGAACCGGCACCACGGTGGACACCCACGGGGCCAACAGCGCCACAACCGTAACCACCAGCTACGGCACACTTGTTATTGACCCCAAGACTGGCGCTTATACCTACACGCTCGACAACACCAAGGCCGATGCGCTCAACGAAAACCAGAAAGTCACGGAAACCTTTGTAGTCAAAGTGGCGGACGGGCATGGCGGGTCAGTAACCCAGCCCATTACCGTGACCATCACAGGCACAAACGACAGGCCCGACCTTTCCCTGGCAGCACCGAGCGCCAGTTCCTTTAAGGAAGACAGCGGCAGCTATCAGGCCAGCGGCACCTTTACTGTGGCTGATGCCGATGCTGACGGCGCGTTCAAGGGCAGCACCAACGGTGCGGCCAACCATAGCTATGCCATAGCTGGCGGCACCTCCGGCGGTGAAACCACTACCGGTACGGGCAGTGTGGATCCAGGCACTGGCGTGGTTACCTATACGACCAAGTTCGGCGTTCTTACCGTCAATCCGGACGGCACCTACAAGTATGATCTGAACAATGGCTCCAATGCGGTGCAGAATCTGGGCGAGGGGCAAACACATACCGAAACCTTCCAGGTCAAGGTAACGGATCTGCACGGCTCCACAGACACGGAAACCGTTTCCTTCACGATCACGGGCGCCAATGATCAGACCCTGATTGACAAGACCAGCGGCACCCTGACGGTCAAGGAAGCGGGCGTGGTTTCTCTGGCGGACCCGGCGCACACCGGTTCTGGTTCGTCCATCCCGGGCTACAACAATGTGGCAGCCAACGGCAGCAAGCTGAACGATGGTTCCAAGGCAGTGAGCGGCGGTTCGTTTACCGTGACGGACATGGACACCAATGATGTTCTCAAGGCTACTTTGAGCGGCGGCAAAATTGCCACGCCTGTCATCATGATGGGTGACAACAAATGGAGCGTCAATGATGATTACGGCAAGCTGACGGTCGAAGAATTGCGTAGTGTCAACAGCGATGGTTCGGAATCTATCACCTATTCATACAGCTACGCCGTTAATCAAACCAAAACCGCAAGTCTGGCCGAAGGCGAAACTAAAACCCTGAATTACACCATTTCCGTTACGGACGGTCATGGCAATCCTGTGGCGCACAATATCGCCATCAACGTGCAGGGCACCAACGATGCGCCCACAGTGACGGGCAAGACCCTTACGCTGAAGGACGACGGACGGCTGGACGGCGGCAACGCCCAGATGCCTTCCGGCACAGGGGATCCTGCGGCCCACGGCAACAGCTATAAAGATTCGGTTGAGGGCGCGTTGACAGGCAAGGATTCCGATACCGGCGCCACGTTGACGTATGGTCTCATCACCGCTACTTCCGGCGCAAATGCCTACAAGCATTTGGGCACAGATTCCGGCGAGCTTTCGACGGGTTCCGTGGCTGGCACCTTTGTCAAGGATGGCGTGACCCAGACCACTGCCATCGGCGCAGACATGGTTGCGAGCACTGGCGCATATCCCGGTACTGGTGGCGGCAACGCCACGGTTATCAACGTCTACGCCGCCGGGCAGCCGCATTCTGCGGAGTCTCTCTACGGCACGCTGTATCTCAACGAAGCCACCGGCAAATATACCTTTACCCTGGCGACGGGCAGCAATGCCGTTAACGCCCTTGGCTCTGGAGAGAAGCTCACGCTGAACTTCAAGGCTGTGGCTGTGGACGAACACAGCGCATCTTCCACAGCGATTACCATTCCCATTGTCATTTACGGCACCAACGACAAGCCCGTGCTGACCCTGACCGACAGTTCCCTTGAAGTGACCGATGGCGGCCCTGTTTCTGACACCGCCCTGGCAGGCAGCGTCAAGGTGACGGATGCGGATGTTAACGATTCGCATACCTTCGGCATCGTGGACTACAGCGTTACCGAAACTGGCAATACCCCTGCAATGACTTCGTCTGTGGCAGGCAACTACGGTACGCTGAGCATCAACCAGCAGACGGGTGAATACACTTACACCCTCGCCAAGAATAACGCCGCCGTCATCAGCCTGGACAAGGGTGAAACGCTTCCCGAAACCTTCCAGATTGCCGTGGTGGACAAATACGGCGCGTACAGCCTGCAAACCATCACGGTTACAATTAACGGCAAGGACGATCCCACCATTATCAATACTGGCTGGGTCACGCCCAGCAATGCCGTTGTGGAGTCTGGGGTAAACCCGGTCACCAGTGCCGCTGCTGCTGCCAATGCCGCCAAAATGCAGGACGGTAGCGCTGGCGTACGCACTGCCACTGGCTACATTGGCGCGCATGATGCTGACACCACGGACAACAACGCTCTCGCCTCCGCTGCTGAAAGTGCCAAGCTGCACTATGTTATTCAGGTGGACGGCAAGAACTGCGATCTGAATGCCCTCATGGCTGGCACAGGTCTGCAAACGGGCACAGCCAGCATAGATGCCGATGGCAAGCTGACCCTTACGGGTGGTTCTGCCAGCACTCTTGACGTGGGGCAGGCCGCCAAAGATGCCAGCGGCAACATTGTCATCAAGCTGGAAAACGGTTCGCTGACAATCTCCAAGGATACCTCGCATACTGACGCCAACGGCACGTCCGTGTTCAAATACGTCTACACTGTGGACAATACCGATGCGGATGTGCAGGAAAAGAACTTTCATGAACACACAGAGGACAATTTCTCGGTAGTCGTTCATGACACTGCAACCAATACGGATGTGGCCAAGGCCCCAGTTTCCATACGCATTGAGGGCGCCAACGACAGGCCCATCATTACGCAGGCCCCTGCCGTCACCCTTACTGAAAGTGATGCGCATTCCACGACCGGACAGGTAGAACTGCTGGATTATGAACAGACCGGGGGCACAGCCCAGACGGTATCTTCGGGTTTCACCTTCTCGCTGGTAAAGTCCACCACTGACTACTCTGGCGACACACCAGTTCAGCAAGGCACGTACGGTCGCCTGATTATTGATCAGGCCACTGGCGAATACCGTTATGAGCGGACAGAAGATCTGACGTCCCTTGCCAAGGGCAGTTCTGTTACCGATACCTTCTATGTGCGCGTCAAGGATGCCGACGGCGCGTATTCTGAAATCAAGCCCATTGTCATTACCATCACAGGTGAGGATGCCGCAGGCAAGCTGGCAGGCAACGCCCTGACCGTCAAGGAAGACGGCGTCACAGGTTCAATCCAGGGCGTTCTGCACTATACCGAAGCTGACAAGCTGGGCGCCAACAAGGCACAACCTGTTGATGCCAGCGGTGGAACACTCGCTGCCGGGGTTATTCGCGGGCATCTTGGAGTGAATGATCCGGATACCAATCTGGATGCCGATGGACATGCCCTCAAGAACCTCACCGCAGGCGCGGAGAAAGACAGCTACAGCACCTACACATACAAGACCCTGTCCTATACTGACGGCACGGGGACGCATGATGTTGGCGGCAGCGGCAATGCCACTGCCGGGTATGACTACAAGGTTGGCGACTACGGCACATTGCATGTGAATGAAGATGGTTCCTATACCTTCACGCCCAATACCAGCAGCACGGCATTCAACGGTCTGGCCCAGGGTGAAAATGTCAGTGTGAACCTCGGCATAACCGCCCACAGCGACAGTGCTTCGCATGGTCAGTCCATTGACGGCTCTCTCAGCATTACCATCAACGGCACCAACGATGTGCCGGTGGTGAAGGCCGCGGCCCCATCGTTTACGGTGCAGGACTACACGGATGCCTTTACCGGGGGGAATGAGGACGCCAGCTTTACCACTCTGGCGAACCCCGCCACTGCCATTACCTATCTGACTGACCACCCAGATCTCATCAGGGCATATGTCACTCAGGGCATAGATAACATCATGGACGAGGTGAAGAGCCATTCTGGCCCATTCGGTAAGATCATCGACTTCTTCCACGGATGGGACGATGTGCAAAATTGGCTGACCAAGGTTGCCAACGGCGCGGCCAAAACTCTTGATGATTTTGGCAGGCTCGATAACCTGCTCACCAGTCTGAATCTCGGAAAGGACGTGAGTTCTTTTCTCTCCACCGTGGTTGGTGCTGAACGTGTCATTGTGGTGGATTCTGATGAAATTGCGGGCTGGTCCAATGGCTCATTGTTTTCTTCCCCTTCTGGCGACCCTGTGGTGCGCGGTACGCTCAATACTGCGGACCTCGTGACTGACAAGGATCATGGCTCCAGCCTTACGTTCTTTGCTGTTGAAAAAGGCGGTTCGGGCAATCTTGTTCAGGAAATAAAGGGTGAATACGGTACGCTGATCATCAGCCCCAATGGCACGTACCAATACGTGCTGGATCGGGCGGGCAGCAACTACCAGAATTATGTGAAAAATCATGCCAGTGGTGACACCACCACGGAAACGTTCACCATCTATGCGCGTGACGACCATAACGCCGTGGCCGAAAAGCCCATTGAGCTGATCATCAATGTGGGCAAGATGGGCGATGGTGTTGGCGGAGACGGCACCAAGTTCGGCAATCTCCCGATCAAGGATGTGGCTGATTCCGTACAGGAAGACGGCCTGATTGGTGAACAACATACTGGCAAAACTGTTACCGCGGGCAGCGTAACGCCGAGCAACAATGGCAAGTATGATGCCGATATGTTCCTGATTGACGGGGCTGGGCATGAGACATCCGTTATTTCAGATAAATACGGAACGATTACCTTGTTGCCCAATGGCAGATACAGCTACACGCTGAACAATGACCATCCGGACGTGCAGGCGCTGACAAAAACGGATACGATCATTCAAAAGTTTACGGTCACCAACGGCAGCGATTACAGAACTATTACCATCACCATCAATGGCAGCAACGACAAGCCATACGTGGTTTCGCAAAGCGACACCGTGGCCCTGGAACAGCACGCGGACGGCACATGGGCGCAAACAGACCCCTCTGGGTCCTTCACCCTGGCCGATGTTGACAGGGGGGAAACAGACAAGCTCGAACCGACCTCGTACACGGTTGCAGGCAAGCTCGGCGGCATATTTACTGTCACCAAGGGCAGCAACGGTAATTTCTCGTACACCTATGCGGCTCCCGCTGGCGGCACGAACTACAGCGGGCATATGGAAGACAGCGCAATGCTGACTCTTTCCAATGGCAACACTGCTGGCGACAAGGTGGAAGTCAAACTGTCCGCCGATCTTAATTACGCCAACGACAAGCCCAGCGCCCCTGTGCTGGTGGCTGGTTCTGATGTCGCGGTAACGGAAGATTCCCCGGCGGACATGGTGGCCAAGGGCTCCATTACCGCTACAGATCCGGACGTAACCGCGGCTGGCGCGCCCAAGGATGCGCTTAGCTTCGCCATTGTCGGCAGCGACGGCAAATCCACGGGCATGGTCACGGACAAGGATTATGGCACCCTGATCATGGGCAAGGATGGCAAGTACGAATTCCATCTCAATACCAGTAGCGAGGCTGTGCAGCAGCTTGGCGACGGAAAATCGCATGAAGTGACCTTCACTGTCCGCGCGAGCGATGGACATGGCGGCTACACCGATGCGCCCCTCACAATCACAGTGAATGGTGTCAACGATGCCCCTGTCATTACCCTCCATGCCGATGGTTCCAGCGTGGCTGGCTCGGGCGCGGCCCTCTTTGTGGCTGACGGGCAGGCAAACCTGACAGTCGGCGGAACGGCCGTGACGTACGATGTTGATGCAGGCGACAGCCTCACGCTCAAGCTCAACGGGCAGGCCATCGCATCGGGCAGCACTTCCGTCACAGAGGATGTTTACGCTTACAAGGACGCCTCTGGCTGGCATGTGGGCACCAGCGCTTCATCTGGTGCTGTGCTCATGGGCCTGCTGGAACTGAACAAGGACGGCACCTACAACTTCCAGGGCGACAAGGGCGGTATTGCGCATCTGGCCCAGGGTGAAACCCTGACCATCGACGCCAGAATCGGCGTGAGCGATGCAGCCGGAGCAACAGATACAGCAAAGGTTGCCGTCACTATCACAGGCACCAATGACGCCCCCAAAATGGAAGCCTTTAATGCTGACGCAACAACGCTTACAGATAATGGCGCTAGCGTTCAGACGCTTTCGGGCACCATTGCCGCCACCGATGTGGATGGCGACACGCTGACCTACTACATCATGTCTGGCGGCAAGTATGTGACGGAGCTGCATGACGGGCACGGTACACTCAAGCTTGATGGCAAGAATTACACCTATACGCTTGATGCTGCTTACGCCAAGAGCCTCGAGGCCCAGGGCAAGGATGTTGCAACCGCTGGTGGCTCATTTACCGTTGTGACCGTGGACAAATACGGCGTGGAAACCAGCCAGACCCTGGCAATCACCCTCAAGGGCGTGAACAACGACCCCACCTTCACCGCGCCCAGCCTTTCCATTGTGGAGGGGGCAAGCCCACTCACCGGCAATCTGGGGGCTACGGACGTGGACACCACTGATGCCCTGACATACAGCCTTGCCTACGGCTCTAACAGCGCCACGGCTTCTGGTGGAACAAATGCAGTTGTTGATGGGCATTACGGGCAGCTGACTCTGGACGCCTCCGGCAACTACAAATACACCCTGACCAACCACGAACTGGCCCAGGGGGCGAAAGCCACGGAAACCTTTACCGTTACAGTGAATGACGGGCAAGGCGGCACGGTAAGCCATGACGTTGTTGTCAACATCACCGGCACCAATGATGCTCCGGTGGCGCACCTTGATGCCTCAAGTCATGCGCTTTCAGCCACAGACGTTGATCTGGGGGATCACCTGGCGTTTTCCGTGAACGGGCACGAGCTGAATGCTGTTCCGCAGGGCACCACAGAGGTGCATGGCGCGTTCGGTACGCTGACCTTTACCGCTGATGAAACGCATAAGGATATGTTCTCCTATGGCGATTACAAGCTTGATTCCAGCTACGATTCCATAAGCAAGCTGGCTGCCCTGCACGAGGCAGGCTCGGACCTGAAGGACACTTTTGGCTATACAGTGTCTGACGGTCATGCCACCAACGGGCAGGCAAGCGGCACTATCTCTGTGGATATCAATACTGACAACTGGGATGGCCAAGGCGGCCATTTGCTCTTCGCCCAGGAGAACTCCTCGACGCATGTCTATGAGGCCGCAGGCGGAGCTGGCAGCGACATCCTGATTGGCGGCAGCCATGACGATATCCTTTACGGCGGCGCTGGGGACGACATCCTCTACGGTGGTGCAGGGCACAATGAATTGTATGGTGGAGAAGGCAACGATACCCTCTATGCCGGCAATGCAGGCGACCACCTCTATGGCGACGCTGGCAATGACCATCTCTACGGCGGGACAGGCAACGACTTCCTTGACGGCGGAGCCAATACCTTCGCCACCGATGGCGGCGGCAACCATTTGTATGGCGGCGCAGGCAACGATGTGCTGGTGTTCCATCAGGGCGACACCATTGACGGCGGCAGCGGCACAGACATGCTGCTGGTCAAGGGCGGCAGTGTGGATGCCCTGTTTACAGGAGCGGAACATGCCAAGGGCGTAGACGGCATCACAGGCGTGGAGGTAATGGTCAGTACTTCCGGCGATGCCTTGAACAACCTCACCGATATGGCAGAAATTGCGTCCAAAACCGGGGTTTCCATCAGTACTGGCAGTGACGGCAGTACCGCTGTGTCATTTGATGCTTCGCATTCATGGACAACCACAACGCAGACTGCGAGCAATGGCACCGTGTGGGATGTGCACAGCACAACTATAACTACCGACAGCGGGAGTGAAGCCGTACAGGTTGCCGTGCAGCATCTGACGACCAATCAGGGCGGCTAG